One window of Atribacter laminatus genomic DNA carries:
- the prfB gene encoding peptide chain release factor 2 (programmed frameshift), which produces MAIDISVEFSTIRHKLNEIGEYLEEEQIQLKVKQIEKKMTSPDFWSNTQNERELQDYKKYKSIIEEYESLKNEYQQTVELQEILTPDDEEYSDLEKDIHDLSEKVEDLDIRLLFRNQEDQSNSIITIHSGAGGTESQDWVQMLFRMYSRFCERKKFDVNVTDVLEGEEVGLKHITFLVQGQYAYGYLKSESGIHRLVRISPFDANRRRHTTFALVDVIPEVSEEIDIEINPQDLRIETFRAGGRGGQHVNTTDSAVRIVHLPSGLIVQCQNERSQHQNKAVAMRILRARLYELMKKEHDEKILEMKGEQKEIAWGNQIRSYVFQPYSMIKDHRTNYEVGNVQRVMDGEIDDFIDAYLRMDWQGQV; this is translated from the exons ATGGCGATTGACATTTCTGTTGAATTCAGTACTATTCGACACAAGCTTAACGAAATAGGAGAATATCTT GAAGAAGAACAAATACAATTAAAAGTTAAACAAATTGAGAAAAAAATGACTTCCCCTGATTTTTGGAGTAACACCCAAAACGAAAGGGAATTACAAGATTATAAAAAATATAAAAGTATAATAGAGGAATACGAAAGCTTGAAAAATGAATATCAGCAGACAGTTGAGCTCCAAGAGATTCTCACTCCTGATGATGAGGAGTATTCCGATCTTGAAAAAGATATCCATGACCTTTCGGAAAAAGTTGAAGATCTGGATATCCGATTATTGTTCCGAAATCAAGAAGACCAAAGCAATTCGATTATAACTATTCATTCGGGAGCTGGCGGAACCGAATCTCAAGATTGGGTTCAGATGTTGTTTCGAATGTACAGTCGTTTCTGTGAAAGAAAAAAATTTGATGTAAACGTGACCGATGTTTTAGAGGGAGAAGAGGTTGGCTTAAAACACATTACTTTTTTAGTGCAGGGCCAATATGCTTACGGTTACCTTAAATCAGAAAGTGGGATCCATCGGCTGGTGAGGATTTCTCCCTTTGATGCCAACCGAAGGCGTCATACAACTTTTGCCTTGGTGGATGTTATTCCCGAGGTAAGTGAAGAAATTGACATCGAAATTAACCCACAGGATTTAAGAATTGAGACTTTCCGAGCTGGAGGTCGTGGTGGGCAGCATGTGAATACAACCGATTCGGCGGTGAGAATAGTTCATCTTCCCAGTGGTTTGATTGTTCAATGCCAGAATGAACGATCACAGCATCAAAATAAAGCGGTTGCGATGAGGATTTTACGAGCTAGACTTTATGAACTCATGAAAAAAGAGCATGACGAGAAAATTTTGGAAATGAAGGGCGAGCAAAAGGAAATAGCTTGGGGGAATCAAATTCGGAGTTATGTCTTCCAGCCCTATAGTATGATTAAAGACCATCGGACTAACTATGAAGTTGGTAATGTTCAAAGAGTTATGGATGGAGAAATTGATGATTTTATCGATGCTTATCTTCGAATGGATTGGCAAGGACAGGTTTAG